One Glycine max cultivar Williams 82 chromosome 4, Glycine_max_v4.0, whole genome shotgun sequence DNA segment encodes these proteins:
- the LOC100818042 gene encoding uncharacterized protein isoform X1 translates to MEEEYFDFEKKVSIKETMSMEVDPAKVLLLLRGFLQIQQRRAEAYSKLKCGFSDYMASGGELAYKQLCSEITIEFNDCSKKVLEMESLFTSPDYCRVDLAQLLRAIQDQEKLKLQLTATIQVLKKAGRPSERLVSHENCKFTKPAEHECVHVQEITEASGTEEAEADAEYDNALKEAIRGVQDAVMAINEPTSFFFSGDGSGRIAGDFSLRSLPQARLLPGA, encoded by the exons ATGGAAGAAGAATATTTTGATTTCGAGAAGAAGGTTTCGATAAAGGAGACGATGTCGATGGAGGTTGATCCAGCCAAAGTCCTTCTTTTGCTTCGCGGTTTCCTCCAAATTCAGCAACGCAGGGCCGAAGCATATTCCAAGCTCAAATG TGGGTTTTCTGACTACATGGCTTCTGGAGGGGAATTGGCTTACAAGCAGCTCTGCAGTGAAATCACGATAGAGTTTAATGATTGCTCAAAAAAA GTCCTTGAAATGGAGTCACTCTTTACAAGCCCTGATTACTGCCGAGTCGATCTAGCACAGCTCCTTAGAGCTATTCAAGATCAGGAAAAGCTGAAACTGCAACTA ACTGCCACCATCCAGGTGTTAAAGAAAGCCGGTCGCCCATCTGAACGTCTGGTAAGCCATGAGAATTGCAAATTTACAAAGCCAGCAGAGCATGAGTGTGTTCATGTTCAGGAGATTACAGAAGCTTCTGGGACTGAAGAAGCAGAAGCAGATGCTGAGTATGACAATGCTCTAAAAGAAGCTATTAGAGGTGTCCAGGATGCTGTCATGGCCATAAATGAAC CGACGTCATTTTTTTTCTCCGGCGACGGCTCTGGGCGCATCGCCGGCGATTTTAGCCTTCGGTCTCTCCCGCAGGCGAGGTTGCTGCCGGGGGCGTAG
- the LOC100812370 gene encoding pentatricopeptide repeat-containing protein At3g24000, mitochondrial, with product MNYTSLKTRQRLSFLLRSCITHSAALQCHAQSFVQGLLPNAVLETDLLLVYSKLGLLRKARKVFDKMLDRRNMYSWNIMIASYAQHCMYYDVLMVFHEFKHCCLRPDHYTLPPLFKASVGVDDACIGSMCHGLVIRIGYEGYAIVANSLLEFYVKFGAMPQAFCVFSNMSCKDSVTWNLMISGFGRAGLYSDAMHCFREMLSLNEMMRVDFMTLPSVINACGKEGDLLKVREVHGYVVRSFGFDADAAIGNALIDVYCKCGCLNDSEKIFRTIRHVNLVTWTTMISCYGAHGKGEESLLLFKKMVDEGFRPNPVTLTAILASCSRSGMIDQGKHIFSSICSDYGFEPTVEHYACMVDLLSRCGYLVEALQLLESKKSSVTGSMWGALLAGCVMHKNVEIGEIAAHRLFQLEPDNASNYIALCGIYQSLGMVDSLLIIKEKMRDLGLIKSPACSWINIAGRTHIRPPVPSSGSDDLQNNISN from the coding sequence aTGAATTACACCTCATTGAAAACCAGGCAAAGGTTATCGTTCCTGCTTCGAAGTTGCATAACGCATTCCGCAGCTTTGCAATGCCACGCCCAAAGCTTCGTCCAAGGTTTGCTCCCCAACGCCGTTCTCGAAACTGACCTCTTGTTAGTCTACTCTAAACTCGGCCTTCTCCGCAAAGCTCGCAAAGTGTTCGATAAAATGCTCGACAGAAGAAACATGTACTCGTGGAACATCATGATTGCCTCCTATGCCCAGCATTGCATGTATTATGATGTCTTAATGGTTTTCCACGAGTTCAAGCACTGCTGCCTTAGGCCTGATCATTACACCCTGCCCCCGTTGTTCAAGGCATCTGTGGGAGTGGACGATGCTTGCATTGGAAGCATGTGCCACGGTTTGGTTATAAGGATTGGGTATGAAGGATATGCTATTGTGGCAAATTCTCTGCTTGAGTTTTATGTTAAGTTTGGGGCGATGCCTCAGGCTTTTTGTGTGTTTTCGAACATGTCATGTAAGGATTCCGTGACATGGAATTTGATGATCTCGGGATTTGGAAGGGCCGGTTTGTATTCGGATGCAATGCATTGTTTCAGGGAGATGCTAAGTTTGAATGAGATGATGAGGGTGGATTTCATGACTCTTCCTAGCGTTATTAATGCTTGTGGAAAGGAAGGAGACTTGTTGAAAGTGAGAGAAGTTCATGGCTATGTAGTGAGAAGCTTTggttttgatgcagatgctgcCATTGGGAATGCATTGATTGATGTGTATTGCAAGTGTGGATGCTTGAATGATTCAGAAAAGATTTTCAGGACCATACGCCACGTGAACTTAGTCACGTGGACCACCATGATATCTTGTTATGGGGCACATGGAAAAGGGGAGGAATCTCTTTTGCTGTTTAAGAAGATGGTAGATGAAGGGTTTAGGCCAAACCCTGTTACACTCACAGCAATCTTGGCCAGTTGTAGCCGCTCAGGTATGATAGATCAAGGCAAGCACATTTTCAGCTCAATATGTTCAGACTATGGATTTGAGCCTACTGTTGAGCATTATGCTTGTATGGTGGATCTTCTGAGCCGCTGTGGGTATCTTGTGGAAGCACTTCAGTTGTTGGAAAGCAAGAAATCATCAGTGACAGGAAGCATGTGGGGTGCCCTTCTTGCTGGTTGTGTAATGCACAAAAATGTTGAAATTGGAGAAATTGCAGCTCATCGGCTATTCCAATTAGAACCAGATAATGCTAGCAACTACATAGCTTTGTGTGGTATCTATCAATCTCTTGGTATGGTTGATAGCTTGttaattattaaagaaaaaatgagggACTTAGGTTTGATTAAAAGTCCTGCTTGTAGCTGGATCAATATTGCTGGAAGAACCCATATTAGACCACCTGTCCCATCCTCTGGCTCAgatgatttgcaaaataatatatcaaattag
- the LOC100818042 gene encoding uncharacterized protein isoform X2: protein MEEEYFDFEKKVSIKETMSMEVDPAKVLLLLRGFLQIQQRRAEAYSKLKCGFSDYMASGGELAYKQLCSEITIEFNDCSKKVLEMESLFTSPDYCRVDLAQLLRAIQDQEKLKLQLTATIQVLKKAGRPSERLVSHENCKFTKPAEHECVHVQEITEASGTEEAEADAEYDNALKEAIRGVQDAVMAINERMEEVRYEIAALEAE from the exons ATGGAAGAAGAATATTTTGATTTCGAGAAGAAGGTTTCGATAAAGGAGACGATGTCGATGGAGGTTGATCCAGCCAAAGTCCTTCTTTTGCTTCGCGGTTTCCTCCAAATTCAGCAACGCAGGGCCGAAGCATATTCCAAGCTCAAATG TGGGTTTTCTGACTACATGGCTTCTGGAGGGGAATTGGCTTACAAGCAGCTCTGCAGTGAAATCACGATAGAGTTTAATGATTGCTCAAAAAAA GTCCTTGAAATGGAGTCACTCTTTACAAGCCCTGATTACTGCCGAGTCGATCTAGCACAGCTCCTTAGAGCTATTCAAGATCAGGAAAAGCTGAAACTGCAACTA ACTGCCACCATCCAGGTGTTAAAGAAAGCCGGTCGCCCATCTGAACGTCTGGTAAGCCATGAGAATTGCAAATTTACAAAGCCAGCAGAGCATGAGTGTGTTCATGTTCAGGAGATTACAGAAGCTTCTGGGACTGAAGAAGCAGAAGCAGATGCTGAGTATGACAATGCTCTAAAAGAAGCTATTAGAGGTGTCCAGGATGCTGTCATGGCCATAAATGAACGTATGGAAGAAGTCAGATATGAAATTGCTGCCCTTGAAGCAGAATGA